Proteins encoded within one genomic window of Girardinichthys multiradiatus isolate DD_20200921_A chromosome 21, DD_fGirMul_XY1, whole genome shotgun sequence:
- the LOC124858414 gene encoding leucine-rich repeat-containing protein 19-like isoform X1: MIFSMRFGFLSLRSKTMDGLQQFLLLLCISASVVYENTGVFVEKDEQLVRNLTNKLLQVIPPNANNSKVFMLVTEGNWITLNETDQQALNSYLTLVELRLGGNLVTTVPAKYFSMLSQLRVLSLARNSISSLDPEAFYGLDVLEELDLSSNNLTDLPGKLMTELKSLKILHLQNNPWNCSCPLLNTIGRMKEANVTIGSPIIPCTSPAEQEGKNLLDFMNLCSTSSPVPLQSDLKSPSAPVTSKQSKGIDNKPTTTSTSQNSTISKDQKPVPGNTWKFTVCVAVLALATCALILTAIKGPSWYKRFHNYRHRRLQEDDEEEEQETMKTVFTETRGHGSQQTFMFEELSHRIEEEEEEDGYFEDPYIKGAEDAEEEILEAQ; this comes from the exons ATGATTTTCTCAATgcgttttggttttctttctctccGGAGTAAAACAATGGATGGGTTGCAGCAGTTTCTCCTCCTGCTGTGCATTTCTGCATCGGTTGTATACGAAAATACTGGGgtatttgtggaaaaagatgaaCAG CTGGTCAGAAACCTGACAAACAAGCTTCTACAAGTCATCCCACCTAATGCCAACAATTCCAAAGTTTTCATGCTGGTGACCGAAGGCAACTGGATTACTCTGAATGAGACGGACCAACAAGCCCTGAATAGTTATCTCACGCTGGTTGAACTCCGTTTAGGTGGTAACCTTGTCACTACTGTACCAGCCAAGTACTTCTCTATGCTATCACAACTCAGAGTGCTGTCCCTAGCCAGAAACAGCATCAGCAG TCTGGACCCTGAGGCTTTCTATGGCTTGGATGTCCTAGAAGAGCTGGACCTGTCCAGCAACAATCTGACAGATCTCCCTGGCAAGCTAATGACAGAGCTAAAAAGTCTAAAG ATCCTGCACCTCCAAAACAATCCCTGGAACTGTTCCTGTCCTCTGCTAAACACCATTGGAAGGATGAAAGAAGCAAATGTCACTATTG GGAGCCCAATAATCCCCTGTACATCTCCAGCAGAGCAGGAAGGAAAAAATCTCCTGGATTTTATGAATCTCTGTTCCACATCATCACCAGTCCCTTTGCAGAGTGACCTAAAATCTCCATCAGCACCGGTCACCTCTAAACAATCTAAAGGAATCGACAATAAGCCGACCACCACTTCAACGAGTCAGAATTCCACCATCAGTAAAG ACCAGAAACCTGTGCCTGGCAACACATGGAAGTTCACTGTCTGCGTTGCCGTCTTGGCACTGGCCACCTGCGCGCTCATCCTTACCGCCATCAAGGGGCCTTCCTGGTACAAACGCTTCCACAACTACAGACATCGGAGACTGCAGGAAgatgatgaggaagaggagcaggAAACCATGAAAACGGTCTTTACAGAGACAAGGGGGCATGGAAGCCAGCAGACATTCATGTTTGAGGAACTGAGTCATCGGatagaggaagaagaggaggaggatggatACTTTGAGGATCCGTATATCAAGGGGGCAGAGGATGCAGAGGAAGAGATTCTAGAAGCTCAATGA
- the LOC124858414 gene encoding leucine-rich repeat-containing protein 19-like isoform X2, which yields MDGLQQFLLLLCISASVVYENTGVFVEKDEQLVRNLTNKLLQVIPPNANNSKVFMLVTEGNWITLNETDQQALNSYLTLVELRLGGNLVTTVPAKYFSMLSQLRVLSLARNSISSLDPEAFYGLDVLEELDLSSNNLTDLPGKLMTELKSLKILHLQNNPWNCSCPLLNTIGRMKEANVTIGSPIIPCTSPAEQEGKNLLDFMNLCSTSSPVPLQSDLKSPSAPVTSKQSKGIDNKPTTTSTSQNSTISKDQKPVPGNTWKFTVCVAVLALATCALILTAIKGPSWYKRFHNYRHRRLQEDDEEEEQETMKTVFTETRGHGSQQTFMFEELSHRIEEEEEEDGYFEDPYIKGAEDAEEEILEAQ from the exons ATGGATGGGTTGCAGCAGTTTCTCCTCCTGCTGTGCATTTCTGCATCGGTTGTATACGAAAATACTGGGgtatttgtggaaaaagatgaaCAG CTGGTCAGAAACCTGACAAACAAGCTTCTACAAGTCATCCCACCTAATGCCAACAATTCCAAAGTTTTCATGCTGGTGACCGAAGGCAACTGGATTACTCTGAATGAGACGGACCAACAAGCCCTGAATAGTTATCTCACGCTGGTTGAACTCCGTTTAGGTGGTAACCTTGTCACTACTGTACCAGCCAAGTACTTCTCTATGCTATCACAACTCAGAGTGCTGTCCCTAGCCAGAAACAGCATCAGCAG TCTGGACCCTGAGGCTTTCTATGGCTTGGATGTCCTAGAAGAGCTGGACCTGTCCAGCAACAATCTGACAGATCTCCCTGGCAAGCTAATGACAGAGCTAAAAAGTCTAAAG ATCCTGCACCTCCAAAACAATCCCTGGAACTGTTCCTGTCCTCTGCTAAACACCATTGGAAGGATGAAAGAAGCAAATGTCACTATTG GGAGCCCAATAATCCCCTGTACATCTCCAGCAGAGCAGGAAGGAAAAAATCTCCTGGATTTTATGAATCTCTGTTCCACATCATCACCAGTCCCTTTGCAGAGTGACCTAAAATCTCCATCAGCACCGGTCACCTCTAAACAATCTAAAGGAATCGACAATAAGCCGACCACCACTTCAACGAGTCAGAATTCCACCATCAGTAAAG ACCAGAAACCTGTGCCTGGCAACACATGGAAGTTCACTGTCTGCGTTGCCGTCTTGGCACTGGCCACCTGCGCGCTCATCCTTACCGCCATCAAGGGGCCTTCCTGGTACAAACGCTTCCACAACTACAGACATCGGAGACTGCAGGAAgatgatgaggaagaggagcaggAAACCATGAAAACGGTCTTTACAGAGACAAGGGGGCATGGAAGCCAGCAGACATTCATGTTTGAGGAACTGAGTCATCGGatagaggaagaagaggaggaggatggatACTTTGAGGATCCGTATATCAAGGGGGCAGAGGATGCAGAGGAAGAGATTCTAGAAGCTCAATGA